One genomic window of Mercenaria mercenaria strain notata chromosome 2, MADL_Memer_1, whole genome shotgun sequence includes the following:
- the LOC123565039 gene encoding uncharacterized protein LOC123565039 isoform X3: MSVYIIAADDAKALANKLRTSLQSTAQHIETIPVAGFLKPKSTRKEKSVNVIFLTTLTWQEIQRQRGDVKRLFSKSLDTVVLSSCAESVTSAAVEMFSKKVVDWESVRLFEASGEEWYKAEARIKYRLSELESGEFHIPCASRYIFKPDSVSTLSESKSEVLIILFGDGTAEYPTDVKKVEVKTAGENLIEAKKIQSNVWSFSALDLAPGDHEVRVLVDSIDIGTNILHVQNQHLIVRELLANFKREDPEGFLAELLRVNKEDFDHDLLDTIGGSSRVSLVETLLKYGDENGYEYPNFLHFCAKYGYKACVDWCQKLPDFKEACMVQNRYGKTPEQVATEAQQNQSLIQTLQTNDAGDEGEYLPTIGSPFKPERFIFGTTRRNHSCPEMTMQNCKYSKLLPCNLSLRKISSIPLLIWYII; the protein is encoded by the exons ATGTCGGTGTATATTATTGCTGCGGATGATGCTAAAGCACTTGCGAATAAATTGAGAACGTCGTTGCAGTCCACTGCGCAACATATTGAAACGATACCTGTTGCCGGCTTTCTTAAACCAAAGTCAACACGGAAGGAAAAGTCAGTGAATGTGATATTTCTCACAACTCTGACTTGGCAAGAAATACAGAGACAAAGGGGCGATGTTAAAAGGCTATTTTCAAAATCGCTGGATACTGTTGTGCTGTCATCATGCGCAGAATCAGTAACGTCAGCAGCTGTAGAAATGTTCTCTAAGAAAGTCGTCGACTGGGAGTCGGTTAGATTATTTGAAGCTTCCGGGGAAGAGTGGTACAAAGCGGAAGCTAGAATAAAGTATCGACTATCGGAACTCGAGAGCGGGGAATTTCATATACCATGTGCAAGTAGATATATTTTCAAGCCAGATTCAGTTTCAACACTGTCAGAG tcGAAGTCGGAAGTACTGATTATTTTGTTCGGTGATGGAACTGCTGAATATCCTACTGATGTGAAAAAAGTCGAGGTCAAAACTGCTGGGGAAAACCTTATTGAAGCGAAGAAGATCCAGTCAAACGTTTGGTCATTCAGTGCATTag ATTTAGCACCTGGAGACCACGAGGTCAGAGTATTGGTAGATAGCATAGATATTGGAACAAACATACTACATGTTCAAAATCAGCATCTCATAGTTAGAGAATTACTAGCCAACTTCAAACGGGAGGATCCGGAGGGATTTCTGGCTGAACTTCTTAGGGTTAACAAAGAAGACTTCGACCATGACTTGTTAGATACTATCGGTGGATCAAGCCGCGTCTCTCTTGTAGAAACGCTTCTGAAATATGGAGATGAAAACG gTTACGAGTATCCAAACTTCCTACATTTCTGTGCCAAGTACGGGTATAAAGCGTGTGTAGACTGGTGCCAAAAACTTCCTGACTTTAAAGAAGCATGCATGGTTCAGAACAGATATGGAAAAACACCTGAACAAGTTGCAACTGAAGCACAACAAAACCAATCG TTGATTCAGACTCTGCAAACGAATGATGCAGGAGATGAAGGTGAAT ATCTGCCAACAATTGGGTCTCCCTTCAAACCCG AACGCTTTATTTTTGGAACCACGCGAAGAAATCATTCTTGTCCGGAAATGACAATGCAGAATTGTAAGTATTCAAAATTGTTACCCTGCAACCTTTCTTTAAGAAAGATATCCAGTATTCCCTTGTTGATATGGTATATAATATAG